A genome region from Nocardioides cynanchi includes the following:
- a CDS encoding ABC transporter substrate-binding protein, whose product MTTRIRSLGALIGVAALALVAGCGSQGSSTSGTPGAGGFTPPSIPMKQSMGKMEGSVNILAWPGYAEDGSNDPKVDWVTPFEQQTGCQANVKYFGTSDEAVNLLKTGNYDVVSASGDASLRLIAGGDVAPVNTSLIKDYNQIEPFLKDKAWNSVNGQMYGVPHGWGANLLMYRTDLVSPAPTSWGAVFDQSSTYKGKVTAYDSPIYIADAALYLMKTQPDLGIKNPYALDQTQLDAAVSLLKNQRANISEYWSDYLKEVSAFKSGDSVIGTTWKVIQQVAASEKAPVKAILPTEGATGWSDTWMIGAHAQHPNCAYAWMSYITEPKPQSEVAQYFGEAPANGQACKLTGAAFCKAYHTTDQAFADKIWYWTTPISQCLDGRTNTTCTNYGDWTQAWTEIKG is encoded by the coding sequence GCGCCGGGGGCTTCACCCCGCCGAGCATCCCGATGAAGCAGTCCATGGGGAAGATGGAAGGTTCGGTGAACATCCTGGCCTGGCCGGGGTACGCCGAGGACGGCTCCAACGACCCCAAGGTCGACTGGGTCACGCCCTTCGAACAGCAGACCGGCTGCCAGGCCAACGTGAAGTACTTCGGCACCTCCGACGAGGCGGTCAACCTGCTCAAGACCGGCAACTACGACGTGGTCTCGGCCTCCGGCGACGCGTCCCTGCGGCTGATCGCGGGGGGCGACGTGGCCCCGGTGAACACCTCGCTGATCAAGGACTACAACCAGATCGAGCCGTTCCTGAAGGACAAGGCCTGGAACAGCGTCAACGGCCAGATGTACGGCGTGCCGCACGGCTGGGGCGCGAACCTGCTGATGTACCGCACCGACCTGGTCTCGCCGGCCCCGACCAGCTGGGGCGCGGTCTTCGACCAGTCGTCGACCTACAAGGGCAAGGTGACGGCGTACGACTCCCCGATCTACATCGCCGACGCCGCGCTCTACCTGATGAAGACCCAGCCCGACCTGGGGATCAAGAACCCCTACGCGCTGGACCAGACCCAGCTCGACGCCGCGGTCAGCCTGCTGAAGAACCAGCGCGCCAACATCTCGGAGTACTGGTCGGACTACCTCAAGGAGGTCTCGGCGTTCAAGAGCGGCGACTCGGTGATCGGCACGACCTGGAAGGTGATCCAGCAGGTGGCGGCCAGCGAGAAGGCACCGGTCAAGGCGATCCTGCCCACCGAGGGTGCCACCGGCTGGTCGGACACCTGGATGATCGGCGCGCACGCCCAGCACCCGAACTGCGCCTACGCGTGGATGTCCTACATCACCGAGCCGAAGCCGCAGTCGGAGGTGGCGCAGTACTTCGGTGAGGCGCCGGCCAACGGCCAGGCCTGCAAGCTCACCGGTGCCGCGTTCTGCAAGGCCTACCACACCACCGACCAGGCCTTCGCCGACAAGATCTGGTACTGGACCACCCCGATCTCGCAGTGCCTGGACGGCCGCACGAACACCACGTGCACCAACTACGGCGACTGGACCCAGGCCTGGACCGAGATCAAGGGCTGA
- a CDS encoding ABC transporter permease, giving the protein MAVTTTDPATPARTGRGSVLARSSGLRTGLLLLPPMLWLGVAYLAALAALFITSLWGQEDFTGAIVRVWTLQNYHDLVHISVYRTIAFRTIGIAALVTVVDAIVAFPIALFMAKVASPRVRRLLVIAVLMPLWASYLVKAYAWRGMFSEGGLIDWVGKPFGLHSPGYGLVATTITLAYLWLPYMILPIFAGLERVPSSLFEASGDLGAGALTTIRRVVLPMAFPAIVAGSIFTFSLSLGDYIAVQIVGGASQLLGNVVYDNVGSANNLPFASALATVPVVVMLVYLAAARRTGALDNL; this is encoded by the coding sequence TTGGCGGTCACCACGACGGACCCCGCAACCCCCGCCCGGACCGGGCGGGGGTCGGTCCTGGCGCGCTCCTCGGGGCTGCGCACCGGGCTGCTGCTCCTGCCGCCCATGCTGTGGCTCGGGGTCGCCTACCTTGCTGCCCTGGCGGCGCTGTTCATCACGTCGCTGTGGGGGCAGGAGGACTTCACCGGCGCGATCGTGCGGGTCTGGACGCTGCAGAACTACCACGACCTCGTGCACATCTCGGTCTACCGGACCATCGCGTTCCGCACGATCGGGATCGCCGCCCTCGTCACGGTCGTGGACGCGATCGTCGCGTTCCCGATCGCACTCTTCATGGCCAAGGTCGCCTCGCCGCGGGTGCGCCGGCTGCTGGTGATCGCGGTGCTGATGCCGCTGTGGGCGTCGTACCTCGTGAAGGCCTACGCCTGGCGCGGGATGTTCTCGGAGGGTGGTCTGATCGACTGGGTGGGCAAGCCGTTCGGGCTGCACTCGCCCGGCTACGGCCTGGTCGCGACCACCATCACGCTGGCCTACCTGTGGCTGCCCTACATGATCCTGCCGATCTTCGCCGGGCTGGAGCGGGTGCCGAGCTCGCTGTTCGAGGCGTCCGGCGACCTCGGCGCGGGGGCGCTGACCACGATCCGGCGGGTGGTGCTCCCGATGGCGTTCCCGGCGATCGTGGCGGGCTCGATCTTCACCTTCTCGCTGTCGCTGGGCGACTACATCGCCGTGCAGATCGTCGGCGGGGCCAGCCAGCTGCTCGGCAACGTCGTCTACGACAACGTCGGCTCGGCCAACAACCTGCCGTTCGCCTCGGCGCTGGCGACCGTGCCAGTCGTGGTGATGCTGGTCTACCTCGCTGCCGCACGGCGTACCGGCGCCCTGGACAACCTGTGA
- a CDS encoding ABC transporter permease: protein MIISPRLKAVLRILTALVVVVVYVPLLLVMVNSFNVDRTFGWPPRGLTLHWWNVAFHSSGARHALLVSLEVASLATLISLVLGTCGALALRRTRFFGRNTVSLLIILPIALPGIVTGIALNNAFRTMLGLQLGFLTVVVAHATFCIVTVFNNVQARVQRLGTSLEQASADLGAGPFRTFALVTFPNLRSALLAGGLLSFGLSFDEIVVTTFTAGPQTQTLPIWIFQNLFRPNQAPVVNVVAAVLVLVSAVPIYLAQRLSGDTVAPSAATP, encoded by the coding sequence ATGATCATCTCGCCGCGGCTCAAGGCCGTGCTCCGGATCCTGACCGCGCTGGTCGTGGTGGTGGTCTACGTGCCGCTCCTGCTGGTGATGGTGAACTCCTTCAACGTCGACCGGACGTTCGGCTGGCCCCCGCGCGGGCTCACGCTGCACTGGTGGAACGTCGCCTTCCACAGCTCGGGGGCCCGGCACGCGCTGCTGGTCAGCCTCGAGGTCGCGTCGCTGGCGACCCTGATCTCGCTGGTGCTCGGCACCTGCGGGGCCCTGGCGCTGCGCCGCACGCGGTTCTTCGGGCGCAACACCGTGTCGCTGCTGATCATCCTGCCGATCGCACTGCCCGGCATCGTGACCGGCATCGCGCTGAACAACGCCTTCCGCACGATGCTCGGCCTCCAGCTCGGCTTCCTGACCGTGGTCGTCGCGCACGCGACGTTCTGCATCGTCACCGTCTTCAACAACGTGCAGGCCCGCGTGCAGCGCCTGGGTACGTCGCTCGAGCAGGCCTCCGCGGACCTCGGGGCCGGGCCGTTCCGGACCTTCGCCCTGGTCACCTTCCCGAACCTCCGGTCGGCCCTGCTGGCCGGCGGGTTGCTGTCGTTCGGGCTGTCCTTCGACGAGATCGTGGTGACCACGTTCACCGCGGGCCCGCAGACCCAGACGCTGCCGATCTGGATCTTCCAGAACCTGTTCCGGCCCAACCAGGCGCCGGTGGTCAACGTCGTGGCCGCCGTGCTGGTGCTGGTCTCGGCCGTGCCCATCTATCTGGCGCAGCGGCTCTCCGGCGACACCGTCGCCCCCAGCGCCGCCACGCCCTGA
- a CDS encoding AraC family transcriptional regulator: MQQQTAGHDPATGPADRATRSDLTPPLPDLFEAALRRLRLEGAVFLRAEYREPWAYESLPGPATAHILRPGTDRVILFHVVAGGTCWVQVGDQEKHWASAGDVIVLPYGDQHSMGGIGESETVPIMTFMPAPPWPRMPLLRAGADGDLTDVVCGYLHSDDVLFDPSLRVFPSAFVVRPSGAAGAAWVRANVDYALAQADVAPFGPDAIPTRLPEMLLVEVLRQHLATAPAVDQGWLAALHDPVLNPALSALHAAPERKWTVTDLARVAAVSRSGFDDRFRQVLGRSPIRYLTEWRMHLAQDLLASTDLGVAAVARRVGYDAEEAFSRAFKRTYGKAPGLWRGDHALRRP, encoded by the coding sequence GTGCAGCAGCAGACTGCAGGCCATGACCCGGCGACCGGGCCGGCTGACCGGGCAACCAGAAGTGACCTGACCCCACCACTGCCCGACCTCTTCGAGGCCGCCCTGCGGCGGCTCCGACTCGAGGGAGCGGTGTTCCTGCGCGCCGAATACCGGGAGCCATGGGCCTACGAGTCGTTGCCGGGACCCGCCACCGCGCACATCCTGCGGCCCGGAACCGACCGGGTGATCCTGTTCCACGTGGTCGCCGGCGGCACGTGCTGGGTCCAGGTCGGGGACCAGGAGAAGCACTGGGCCTCGGCCGGAGACGTTATCGTGCTCCCGTACGGCGACCAGCACAGCATGGGCGGCATCGGCGAGAGCGAGACCGTCCCGATCATGACCTTCATGCCGGCCCCGCCGTGGCCGCGGATGCCGCTGCTCCGGGCCGGCGCCGACGGCGACCTGACCGACGTCGTGTGCGGCTACCTGCACAGCGACGACGTGCTCTTCGACCCGTCCCTGCGGGTGTTCCCGTCCGCCTTCGTGGTCCGGCCCAGCGGTGCGGCCGGCGCCGCGTGGGTGCGCGCCAACGTCGACTACGCATTGGCCCAGGCCGACGTCGCGCCGTTCGGACCCGACGCCATCCCGACTCGGCTGCCCGAGATGCTGCTCGTGGAGGTGCTCCGCCAGCACCTCGCCACCGCACCGGCCGTGGACCAGGGCTGGCTGGCCGCGCTGCACGACCCCGTGCTCAACCCGGCGCTGTCCGCATTGCACGCGGCACCGGAGCGCAAGTGGACGGTGACCGACCTCGCCCGGGTGGCAGCGGTCTCGCGGTCCGGCTTCGACGACCGCTTCCGCCAGGTGCTCGGCCGCTCGCCGATCCGCTACCTCACCGAGTGGCGGATGCATCTCGCCCAGGACCTCCTGGCCTCCACCGACCTCGGCGTGGCTGCGGTCGCTCGCCGGGTCGGGTACGACGCCGAGGAGGCGTTCAGCCGGGCGTTCAAGCGAACCTACGGGAAGGCGCCCGGCCTGTGGCGCGGCGACCACGCCCTCCGACGGCCCTGA
- a CDS encoding DUF4242 domain-containing protein has translation MALFMDVHTLDGPVGIADVAQAHAADVATQGRYGVDYQRYWVDQEAGKIFCLVEAPDAEAAASVHREAHGLVADAIFAVAEGS, from the coding sequence ATGGCTCTGTTCATGGATGTGCACACGTTGGACGGCCCGGTCGGCATCGCAGATGTCGCTCAGGCCCATGCGGCGGACGTCGCCACCCAGGGGCGCTACGGCGTCGACTACCAGCGGTACTGGGTGGACCAGGAGGCCGGCAAGATCTTCTGTCTGGTGGAGGCGCCGGACGCCGAGGCAGCGGCGAGCGTCCACCGCGAGGCGCACGGACTGGTGGCCGATGCCATCTTCGCCGTGGCCGAAGGCTCCTGA
- a CDS encoding LLM class flavin-dependent oxidoreductase, translating into MTTPALSVLDLVPVRSDQTTGDAVAATRSLARVADELGFRRYWLAEHHNMPAVAATNPPVLIAMVAAATERIRVGSGGVMLPNHAPLVIAEQFALLEAAHPGRIDLGIGRAPGTDPVTAYALRHGAGGVTDEAVELFPSYVDNIVTMMSPGGAGLQVNGRMHPLNATPRATSVATVWLLGSSDYSARLAAEKGLPYVFAHHFSGSGTAEALDLYRSSYRPSAVHPEPRTFLTVNVAVAPTRAEADRLVLPNLLSMVALRTGGTLAAQLLVEEAEQRGLPEQHRPLADQMLARWIVGTPDEAAEQVAKLAATYDVDEVMLHPVAGAVAGTPADRAPAREATLRLLADALA; encoded by the coding sequence GTGACCACTCCCGCCCTGTCCGTGCTCGACCTCGTCCCCGTCCGCAGCGACCAGACCACGGGTGACGCCGTCGCGGCGACCCGGAGCCTGGCCCGGGTGGCCGACGAGCTGGGGTTCCGGCGCTACTGGCTCGCCGAGCACCACAACATGCCGGCCGTCGCCGCGACCAACCCGCCGGTCCTGATCGCGATGGTCGCCGCCGCCACCGAGCGGATCCGGGTCGGCTCGGGCGGCGTGATGCTGCCCAACCACGCACCCCTGGTGATCGCCGAGCAGTTCGCGCTGCTCGAGGCGGCGCACCCCGGACGGATCGACCTCGGGATCGGCCGGGCGCCAGGCACCGACCCGGTGACGGCGTACGCCCTGCGGCACGGCGCCGGCGGGGTCACCGACGAGGCGGTCGAGCTGTTCCCGTCGTACGTCGACAACATCGTGACCATGATGTCCCCGGGCGGAGCGGGCCTCCAGGTCAACGGCCGGATGCACCCGCTCAACGCCACCCCGCGGGCCACCTCGGTGGCCACGGTCTGGCTGCTCGGCTCGTCGGACTACTCCGCCCGGCTGGCCGCCGAGAAGGGGCTGCCCTACGTCTTCGCCCACCACTTCTCCGGCAGCGGCACCGCCGAGGCGCTCGACCTGTACCGGTCGTCGTACCGGCCCAGCGCGGTGCACCCGGAGCCACGCACCTTCCTCACCGTCAACGTGGCCGTGGCGCCGACCCGCGCGGAGGCGGACCGGCTGGTGCTGCCCAACTTGCTGTCGATGGTCGCGCTGCGGACCGGTGGGACCCTGGCCGCGCAGCTGCTGGTCGAGGAGGCGGAGCAGCGCGGACTGCCCGAGCAGCATCGCCCGCTGGCCGACCAGATGCTCGCGAGGTGGATCGTCGGCACCCCCGACGAGGCGGCCGAGCAGGTCGCCAAGCTCGCCGCGACGTACGACGTCGACGAGGTCATGCTGCACCCGGTCGCGGGTGCCGTGGCCGGCACCCCGGCCGACCGGGCGCCGGCGCGTGAGGCCACCCTGCGTCTCCTGGCCGACGCCCTGGCCTGA
- the argS gene encoding arginine--tRNA ligase produces the protein MTSPASALHDLVQTALVAAFGEEYADTDPVLRPSQFADFQANVALALAKRLGRPPREVADLLVEHLDVTGVCHEPEVSGPGFVNLRLDETWLGSAVDDLSRDPRLGVPTQDRLVVPIDYSAPNVAKEMHVGHLRTTVVGDALARTLEHLGHQVVRQNHVGDWGTPFGMLIEHLLDVGEDSPEAAQLRNDPNAFYQAAREAFEGDVAFADRARRRVVALQAGDPETLTLWQELVDLSKIYFNTIYSTLGVGLRDEHLAGESSYNDDLAAVCDELEAAGIATMSEGALCVFLDGYTGREGKPVPLIIRKSDGGYGYGTTDLATVRHRVRDLHAERMLYVIGAPQSLHLQMVWDTARKAGWLPPTVEVVHVQIGNVLGADRKILKTRSGAPLRLMALLEEAVAAARAVVDESRPDLDEALRAAIAPQVGIGAVKYADLSVAHDSEYVFDLDRMVALTGNTGPYLQYAAARVRSILRSAGDAVPGPVRLDEPSERALALALLGFGDVVVQVGDLLEPHRLCGYLFEVAQAFSAFYENCPVLGAPDEPTRASRLTLARVTLDVLETGLGLLGIEAPERM, from the coding sequence GTGACCAGCCCGGCCTCGGCCCTCCACGACCTCGTCCAGACCGCCCTCGTGGCGGCGTTCGGCGAGGAGTACGCCGACACCGACCCGGTGCTGCGGCCGAGCCAGTTCGCCGACTTCCAGGCCAACGTCGCGTTGGCGCTGGCCAAGCGGCTCGGGCGCCCGCCGCGCGAGGTCGCCGACCTGCTGGTCGAGCACCTCGACGTGACCGGGGTCTGCCACGAGCCCGAGGTGAGCGGCCCGGGGTTCGTCAACCTGCGGCTCGACGAGACCTGGCTGGGCAGCGCCGTCGACGACCTGTCGCGCGACCCGCGGCTCGGCGTCCCCACCCAGGACCGGCTCGTCGTGCCGATCGACTACTCCGCGCCCAACGTGGCCAAGGAGATGCACGTCGGCCATCTGCGGACCACCGTGGTCGGCGACGCGCTGGCGCGGACCCTGGAGCACCTCGGCCACCAGGTGGTCCGGCAGAACCACGTCGGCGACTGGGGTACGCCGTTCGGGATGCTGATCGAGCACCTGCTCGACGTCGGCGAGGACTCCCCCGAGGCTGCGCAGCTGCGCAACGACCCCAACGCGTTCTACCAGGCGGCACGTGAGGCCTTCGAGGGCGACGTGGCGTTCGCCGACCGGGCGCGCCGGCGGGTGGTCGCGCTCCAGGCCGGCGACCCCGAGACGCTGACGCTCTGGCAGGAGCTCGTCGACCTCTCGAAGATCTACTTCAACACGATCTACAGCACGCTCGGGGTCGGCCTGCGCGACGAGCACCTGGCCGGCGAATCGTCGTACAACGACGACCTGGCCGCGGTCTGCGACGAGCTCGAGGCCGCCGGGATCGCGACGATGAGCGAGGGCGCGCTGTGTGTGTTCCTCGACGGGTACACCGGACGGGAGGGCAAGCCGGTGCCGCTGATCATCCGCAAGTCCGACGGCGGCTACGGCTACGGCACCACCGACCTGGCGACCGTCCGGCACCGGGTGCGCGACCTGCACGCCGAGCGGATGCTCTACGTGATCGGGGCTCCGCAGTCGTTGCATTTGCAGATGGTGTGGGACACCGCGCGCAAGGCGGGCTGGCTGCCGCCGACGGTCGAGGTGGTGCACGTGCAGATCGGCAACGTGCTGGGCGCGGACCGCAAGATCCTGAAGACCCGCTCCGGTGCCCCGCTGCGGCTGATGGCACTGCTCGAGGAGGCCGTGGCCGCGGCCCGAGCCGTGGTCGACGAGTCGCGGCCCGACCTCGACGAGGCGCTGCGGGCCGCGATCGCCCCGCAGGTCGGCATCGGCGCGGTGAAGTACGCCGACCTGTCGGTGGCTCACGACAGCGAGTACGTCTTCGACCTCGACCGGATGGTGGCGCTGACCGGCAACACCGGCCCCTACCTCCAGTACGCCGCGGCACGGGTGCGCTCGATCCTGCGGTCGGCCGGGGACGCCGTACCCGGTCCGGTGCGGCTCGACGAGCCCTCGGAGCGAGCCCTGGCGCTGGCCCTGCTCGGCTTCGGCGACGTGGTGGTGCAAGTCGGCGACCTGCTCGAGCCGCACCGCCTGTGCGGCTACCTCTTCGAGGTGGCCCAGGCGTTCTCGGCGTTCTACGAGAACTGCCCGGTGCTGGGCGCCCCCGACGAGCCGACCCGGGCGTCCCGGCTCACGCTGGCCCGGGTCACGCTCGACGTGCTCGAGACCGGGCTCGGGCTGCTCGGGATCGAGGCTCCGGAGCGGATGTAG
- the gabT gene encoding 4-aminobutyrate--2-oxoglutarate transaminase, with translation MSITTPTSASLAQHRNLVTEIPGPRSAEKLARKQKYVADGVGTTLPVFIEAAGGGILLDADGNSLIDLGSGIAVTTVGNAAPEVVRRVQEQVAAFTHTCFMVTPYDGYVDVCEALAELTPGAHAKKSALFNSGAEAVENAVKIARVATGRDAVAVFDHAYHGRTNLTMAMTAKNMPYKNGFGPFAGEVYRLPMSYPFRETAGIKGEDAAARAIDQLEKQVGADNLACVVIEPILGEGGFVVPAEGFLPALAAWCRDHDVVFVADEIQSGFCRTGEWFACDHEGVVPDLITTAKGIAGGLPLAAVTGRAELMDAVHVGGLGGTYGGNPVACAAALGAIEEMRSHDLRARARAVESLIRRRLDTIAADHPVIADIRGRGAMMAIELCKPGTLEPDAARAAAVAAYCHKNGVVVLTCGTWGNVFRFLPPLSIPDDLLEEAFDVVAEAFAATA, from the coding sequence ATGAGCATCACGACCCCGACCAGCGCCAGCCTGGCCCAGCATCGCAACCTGGTCACCGAGATCCCCGGCCCGCGCTCGGCCGAGAAGCTGGCGCGCAAGCAGAAGTACGTCGCCGACGGGGTCGGCACGACGCTGCCGGTGTTCATCGAGGCCGCCGGGGGCGGCATCCTGCTCGACGCCGACGGCAATTCCCTGATCGACCTCGGCTCCGGGATCGCGGTCACCACGGTCGGCAACGCGGCGCCCGAGGTGGTGCGGCGGGTGCAGGAGCAGGTCGCGGCGTTCACCCACACCTGCTTCATGGTCACGCCGTACGACGGCTACGTCGACGTCTGCGAGGCGCTCGCCGAGCTGACCCCCGGCGCCCACGCCAAGAAGTCGGCGCTGTTCAACTCCGGCGCCGAGGCCGTCGAGAACGCCGTCAAGATCGCGCGGGTCGCGACCGGACGCGACGCGGTGGCGGTCTTCGACCACGCCTACCACGGGCGCACCAACCTGACCATGGCGATGACGGCGAAGAACATGCCGTACAAGAACGGCTTCGGGCCGTTCGCGGGCGAGGTCTACCGGCTGCCGATGTCCTACCCCTTCCGAGAGACCGCGGGCATCAAGGGCGAGGACGCCGCCGCCCGGGCGATCGACCAGCTCGAGAAGCAGGTCGGCGCGGACAACCTCGCCTGCGTGGTGATCGAGCCGATCCTCGGCGAGGGCGGTTTCGTCGTACCGGCCGAGGGCTTCCTGCCGGCCCTGGCCGCGTGGTGCCGCGACCACGATGTGGTCTTCGTCGCCGACGAGATCCAGAGCGGCTTCTGCCGCACCGGCGAGTGGTTCGCCTGCGACCACGAGGGCGTCGTGCCCGACCTGATCACCACCGCCAAGGGCATCGCCGGCGGACTGCCGCTGGCGGCGGTCACCGGCCGCGCCGAGCTCATGGACGCCGTGCACGTCGGCGGCCTCGGAGGCACGTACGGCGGCAACCCGGTCGCCTGCGCAGCGGCCCTCGGCGCGATCGAGGAGATGCGGTCGCACGACCTCCGCGCGCGGGCCCGCGCGGTCGAGTCGCTGATCCGCCGGCGTCTGGACACCATCGCCGCCGACCACCCGGTGATCGCCGACATCCGCGGCCGCGGCGCGATGATGGCCATCGAGCTCTGCAAGCCCGGCACCTTGGAGCCCGACGCCGCCCGCGCGGCTGCCGTCGCGGCGTACTGCCACAAGAACGGAGTCGTCGTGCTGACCTGCGGCACCTGGGGCAACGTGTTCCGCTTCCTGCCCCCGCTGTCGATCCCCGACGACCTGCTCGAGGAGGCGTTCGACGTCGTGGCGGAGGCGTTTGCCGCAACTGCCTGA